A DNA window from Pueribacillus theae contains the following coding sequences:
- the atpD gene encoding F0F1 ATP synthase subunit beta has translation MSNGRVVQVMGPVVDVKFDSDALPELNNALKINYKAQSESEADIDLTLEVALHLGDDTVRTVAMSSTDGVRRGMEVVNTGGPISVPVGDVTLGRVFNVLGEKIDLDEDIPADVRKEPIHREAPKYESLSTKTEILETGIKVVDLLAPYIKGGKIGLFGGAGVGKTVLIQELINNIAQEHGGISVFAGVGERTREGNDLYFEMKDSGVINKTAMVFGQMNEPPGARLRVALTGLTMAEYFRDEQGQDVLLFIDNIFRFTQAGSEVSALLGRMPSAVGYQPTLATEMGQLQERITSTNTGSVTSIQAVYVPADDYTDPAPATTFAHLDATTNLERKLSEQGIYPAVDPLASTSRALAPEIVGEEHYNVARQVQQTLQKYRELQDIIAILGMDELSDEDKLTVARARRIQFFLSQNFHVAEQFTGQPGSYVPVQETVRGFKEILEGKYDDLPEDAFRLVGRIEEVVEKAKEMEANV, from the coding sequence ATGAGCAATGGACGAGTTGTTCAAGTAATGGGTCCCGTCGTTGACGTTAAGTTCGACAGCGATGCTCTCCCTGAATTAAACAATGCGCTTAAGATTAATTACAAAGCGCAGTCTGAATCTGAAGCAGACATTGACCTAACACTTGAAGTTGCTTTGCACCTTGGAGATGACACTGTGCGTACGGTTGCGATGTCATCAACAGATGGAGTAAGGCGTGGCATGGAAGTTGTGAATACAGGCGGTCCTATTTCAGTACCGGTTGGCGATGTGACACTAGGCCGCGTGTTTAACGTTTTAGGTGAAAAAATCGATTTGGATGAGGACATTCCTGCTGATGTGCGTAAAGAACCGATTCACCGTGAAGCGCCTAAGTATGAATCCCTTTCAACGAAAACGGAAATTTTGGAAACAGGCATTAAAGTTGTTGACTTGCTTGCTCCATACATTAAAGGTGGAAAAATTGGCCTCTTCGGCGGAGCTGGAGTAGGTAAAACGGTGTTAATCCAAGAATTGATTAACAACATCGCACAAGAGCACGGAGGCATTTCCGTTTTTGCCGGTGTTGGAGAGCGTACGCGTGAAGGGAACGACCTTTACTTTGAAATGAAAGATTCAGGTGTTATCAATAAAACAGCTATGGTATTCGGACAAATGAACGAACCGCCTGGCGCCCGCCTTCGTGTAGCGCTTACCGGTTTGACAATGGCTGAATATTTCCGTGATGAACAAGGGCAGGACGTGCTTCTTTTCATCGACAATATTTTCCGTTTTACACAGGCGGGTTCGGAAGTTTCTGCCTTGCTCGGCCGTATGCCATCAGCGGTTGGCTACCAGCCAACATTGGCTACGGAGATGGGCCAATTGCAAGAACGGATTACATCAACGAACACTGGTTCTGTAACCTCCATTCAAGCCGTTTACGTTCCTGCGGACGACTACACAGACCCGGCTCCAGCGACAACATTTGCTCACTTGGATGCAACAACGAACCTTGAGCGTAAACTTTCAGAGCAAGGGATTTATCCAGCGGTTGATCCGCTTGCTTCAACGTCACGTGCGCTTGCTCCTGAAATTGTTGGAGAAGAACATTACAATGTTGCACGCCAAGTACAACAAACACTTCAAAAATACCGTGAATTACAAGATATCATTGCCATTCTAGGTATGGATGAATTGTCTGATGAAGATAAGCTCACTGTAGCGCGTGCGCGCCGCATCCAATTCTTCTTATCACAAAACTTCCACGTTGCCGAGCAATTCACAGGCCAACCTGGTTCATACGTC
- a CDS encoding F0F1 ATP synthase subunit gamma translates to MASLRDIKTKINSTKKTRQITKAMEMTSAAKLNRAELNAKTFVVYMEKIQDVVASIALGSQSASHPMLESREVKKTGYLVITADRGLAGAYNSNVLRNVYQTIQSRHKSKDDYAIIAIGKVGLQFFQKRNMPVVDSIVGLNDQPEFAEIKAIASKTVNMFSDGVFDELYMYYNHYVSAISQQLTEKKLLPITDLEHGSAASSYEYEPSEEEVLNVLLPQYAESLIYGALLDAKASEHGARMTAMKSATDNADELIDSYTLAFNRARQAAITQEITEIVGGAAALE, encoded by the coding sequence ATGGCATCATTACGCGACATCAAAACGAAAATTAACTCCACGAAAAAAACACGGCAGATTACAAAAGCGATGGAAATGACATCAGCGGCAAAGCTAAATAGGGCTGAATTGAATGCAAAAACATTTGTCGTTTATATGGAAAAAATACAGGACGTTGTAGCAAGTATCGCACTTGGAAGCCAAAGCGCGTCACATCCAATGCTTGAAAGCCGTGAAGTGAAAAAAACAGGCTACCTTGTGATCACGGCTGATCGCGGTCTCGCGGGTGCATATAACAGCAATGTTCTTCGAAATGTTTACCAAACGATTCAATCACGCCACAAATCAAAAGATGACTATGCAATTATCGCAATTGGCAAGGTTGGGCTGCAATTCTTTCAAAAACGCAACATGCCGGTTGTTGATTCGATTGTCGGGTTGAATGACCAGCCTGAATTCGCTGAGATTAAAGCCATTGCTTCAAAAACGGTAAACATGTTTTCTGATGGTGTGTTTGACGAGTTATATATGTACTATAACCATTACGTAAGTGCAATTTCCCAGCAATTAACCGAAAAAAAATTGCTGCCAATTACAGACTTGGAGCACGGAAGTGCAGCAAGCTCTTATGAATACGAGCCGTCTGAAGAAGAAGTGTTAAACGTATTGCTTCCGCAATATGCAGAAAGCTTGATTTATGGCGCTTTGCTTGATGCAAAAGCAAGTGAGCATGGCGCGCGCATGACAGCGATGAAAAGTGCAACAGACAATGCGGATGAACTTATTGATTCTTACACGCTCGCATTCAACAGGGCTCGCCAAGCAGCCATTACACAGGAGATTACGGAAATCGTCGGCGGTGCTGCCGCACTCGAGTAA
- the atpA gene encoding F0F1 ATP synthase subunit alpha, translating to MSINAAEISSLIKKQIENYQSEIKVNEVGTVIVVGDGIARVHGLDNVMAGELVEFSNGVMGMAQNLEENNVGIIILGPYTDIREGDEVRRTGRIMEVPVGEQLLGRVVNPLGQPIDGQGPVETTKTRPIESPAPGVMDRKSVHEPLQTGQKAIDALIPIGRGQRELIIGDRQTGKTSIAIDTIINQKNEDMICIYVAIGQKESTVRGVVETLRQHGALDYTIVVSASASQPAPLLFLAPYAGVTMGEEFMYNGKHVLVVYDDLTKQASAYRELSLLLRRPPGREAYPGDVFYLHSRLLERSAKLSDALGGGSLTALPFIETQAGDVSAYIPTNVISITDGQIFLQSDLFFSGVRPAVDAGLSVSRVGGAAQVKAMKKVSGTLRLDLASYRELEAFSQFGSDLDKATQAKLNRGARTVEVLKQGLHKPLAVEKQVAILYALTKGFLDDIPVADISRFEENYYTWLEHNKKELLDGIRETGNLPDEEEFNAAIKEFKKTFVISE from the coding sequence GTCGGTGACGGTATCGCACGTGTACATGGCCTTGACAATGTAATGGCTGGCGAGCTCGTTGAATTTTCAAATGGTGTAATGGGTATGGCCCAAAACCTAGAGGAAAACAACGTTGGGATTATCATCCTTGGACCTTATACAGACATTCGTGAAGGCGATGAAGTAAGACGGACAGGAAGAATTATGGAAGTGCCAGTCGGAGAGCAATTGCTTGGCCGTGTTGTAAACCCGCTTGGACAGCCGATTGACGGACAAGGCCCGGTTGAAACAACGAAAACACGCCCGATTGAAAGCCCTGCTCCCGGTGTTATGGATCGTAAGTCGGTTCACGAACCGCTCCAAACTGGACAAAAAGCGATTGACGCACTCATTCCGATCGGCCGCGGGCAGCGTGAGCTTATTATCGGTGACAGGCAAACAGGTAAAACATCAATTGCCATTGACACGATCATCAACCAAAAAAATGAAGACATGATTTGTATTTACGTTGCCATTGGCCAAAAGGAATCAACCGTTCGTGGTGTAGTTGAAACACTTAGACAGCACGGTGCGCTTGACTATACGATTGTTGTTTCTGCATCTGCATCCCAACCTGCGCCATTATTATTCCTAGCGCCTTATGCAGGGGTAACGATGGGTGAAGAGTTTATGTACAACGGCAAACATGTACTTGTCGTATATGATGACTTAACGAAGCAGGCATCTGCTTACCGCGAGCTTTCTTTATTGCTTCGCCGTCCTCCAGGCCGTGAAGCATACCCAGGTGACGTTTTCTACTTGCATTCACGCTTACTCGAGCGTTCTGCAAAACTTAGTGACGCACTTGGCGGCGGTTCATTAACCGCTCTGCCATTTATTGAAACGCAAGCAGGTGACGTATCTGCCTACATTCCTACGAACGTTATTTCCATTACTGACGGGCAAATCTTCTTGCAATCAGACTTATTCTTCTCTGGCGTGCGCCCAGCGGTAGATGCCGGACTTTCTGTATCTCGTGTCGGTGGCGCAGCCCAAGTTAAAGCGATGAAAAAAGTATCTGGTACACTGCGTCTGGATCTCGCTTCATACCGTGAGCTAGAGGCATTCTCACAGTTTGGTTCTGACCTTGACAAAGCAACACAAGCAAAATTGAACCGCGGTGCCAGAACGGTAGAAGTTCTAAAGCAAGGCTTGCACAAACCTTTAGCTGTTGAAAAGCAAGTGGCGATTCTTTACGCCCTTACAAAAGGTTTCCTTGATGATATTCCAGTGGCTGACATTAGCCGATTTGAAGAAAATTACTATACATGGCTCGAACATAATAAAAAAGAGCTGTTAGATGGCATTCGTGAAACAGGAAATCTTCCTGATGAAGAAGAATTTAATGCAGCAATCAAGGAATTCAAGAAAACATTTGTAATAAGCGAGTAA